TGAAAAACTTCGACATCGACCATCTTTCACTGGATCATGATCTAACCAGCCATGTGAGAAATGGCTTAATGCTTGTAGAAATAATGATTCAAAAGCAATTGTATGCCAATCGAATTACAATCCACTCGGCAAACTCAGCGGGCGGTAAAGCAATGTATAATTGTTTCAAACAAGCCCAACATGACTACCTTATGCCTCAGTCGATAAATATTAACTTGCGCCCCATGCCCCTGAATCCCTTTATTTCACGAATGTTGTCCATTTATAAAAAATAAATATTCTATTAGCAAGTTTTGAATGTGTGATATTGCAAAAAGGAAGAGCAATGTTCTCACACATTGCTCTTCCTTTTTTAAAATCTGCGTGCATACCATTCTCGTGCAGCTTCAACCTCACTTAGGGTCAATTGATGCCCGCTGTTCTCCCAATGCATTTCTACATGAGCATTGGCTTTAAGCAATAGAGATTTCAACTCCTCTGACTCTGATGCTGGACAAATCGGGTCGTTCTTCCCGGCAGCTAAGAAC
The window above is part of the Mesobacillus jeotgali genome. Proteins encoded here:
- a CDS encoding cyclic-phosphate processing receiver domain-containing protein, which encodes MEKISVFLDDYRKPPEGYVLAETIDECLYLLKNFDIDHLSLDHDLTSHVRNGLMLVEIMIQKQLYANRITIHSANSAGGKAMYNCFKQAQHDYLMPQSININLRPMPLNPFISRMLSIYKK